TGGGTGAGAAAGGTCCAATTAGCCATAGTTCTATTGTCTATCGAGATTCCTTCTCAACTTCAATTTGCTTTGAACGGGTTGCCCGGAAACTTGCCGCAATTGCAATGAACAAGATAAGAACTATTACGCCCAGCGAAATCGGTGTTGGAATCTTTACGAAGTCATGTAGAGCCATTTTGATACCCACCCAAATGAGCACAAACGCCAAGCCGACTTTGAGGTAAATGAACCTGTGCATGGAGTCTGCCAGCAGAAAGTACATGGCTCGGAGCCCAAGAATCGCGAACGCATTTGCCGTGAACACTAGGAACGGTTCGGAAGTAACAGCAAAAATTGCCGGAATTGAGTCGACGGCAAAGACTATGTCGGTGAACTCGACCAGGACCAAGACCATAAGTAGCGGGGTGGCTACGAGTTTCCCATTGACTCGGATGGCCAACTTTTGACCGTGGTATTCGGTGGTCGAAGGCACAACCCTTGAGAACCAAAGGTAAAAGGCGGACTTAGAAGGATCTTCATGTTCTCCGCGTTTTCTGAGCATCTGGATTCCGGTGAACACCAAGAAGGCAGCAAACAGATAAAGCACCCAAGCAAAACTCTCGAGTATCGCGGCACCGGCTGCAATAAACAGCCCGCGGAAGACAAGTGCACCAAGGACTCCGAGAAATAGAACGCGGTGCTGGTATTTTTTTGGGATCGCAAAGCTGGCGAAAATAATTGCCCAGATAAATACGTTGTCGACGGCCAGCGACTTTTCAATCAGAAGTCCCGCAAAGTATTGCTGGCCATACTCGGCCCCGAAGCCAACCCAGATTGCCACACCAAAAAGCACTCCGATAATGACCCAGAACAGCGACCAGAGACCTGCCTCTTTTACTTTTATTTCATGAGCGTGGCGGTGTGCGAATAGGTCTACCAACAGCATGGCAATGATAAGCCCAACAACCGAAAGCCACATCCATAGTTCGACGTTCATGGCCGCCCCGTCCTTAAGTTGAAAAGTAATTACTGAATAGTTTTTCTTGTATTGTATTTCTTGTCAAATTTTCTCAAGGAAAGAAATGCATGCCGCAAACGCTCGAACTTGCCCTAGCCAACCTATCCTCCCCGCCTGTTCTGGCCTTTGTGCTTGGGCTTTTGGTAGTTGTAATGCGCAGCCAACTTTCGATTCCAAAGCAAATTTTTGACTTTATTTCCATTTATCTATTGCTTGCTATTGGCCTCAAAGGAGGGGTGGCGCTTCGGACAGCTCCACTCAACGAGATCGTTTTACCCCTGCTCCTGTCGATTTCGCTCGGCATCGCACTCCCACTATTGGCATTCGTGGTTCTGCGGCGGATAACCCGCCTAAGCCGGATGAACCGGGGCGCCTTGGCAGCACACTACGGATCAACCTCCCTGGTAACTTTTACGGCCGGCTTGGTTTTTATCGAACAAGCCGGATTAACCTTCGAGGGGTTCTTGCCGTCTTTGCTTGCGGTCATGGAGGTACCGGGGTTGGCTGTTGGAATTCTCCTTGCTAAACAAGGGAGTGAATCACACTCGCTGAAACCCATGATGCGCGAAGTGTTCACCGGTAAGTCAATCGTGCTGTTGGTTGGCGGAATTGCTCTGGGCGCTATCACCGGTGCGACTGGATTCGAAAAGGTTGAGCCGTTTTTCGGCAGCCTGTTTTCTGGAATGCTGACAATCTTTTTACTACAGCTCGGAATTCAAGCAGGCCAAAGCATCCGGAAGGCAAAATCAATGGACATCGGGTTGGTTGCGTTTGCCGTGATGTTTCCGTTTATAGC
This portion of the Rhodoluna limnophila genome encodes:
- a CDS encoding TerC family protein; its protein translation is MNVELWMWLSVVGLIIAMLLVDLFAHRHAHEIKVKEAGLWSLFWVIIGVLFGVAIWVGFGAEYGQQYFAGLLIEKSLAVDNVFIWAIIFASFAIPKKYQHRVLFLGVLGALVFRGLFIAAGAAILESFAWVLYLFAAFLVFTGIQMLRKRGEHEDPSKSAFYLWFSRVVPSTTEYHGQKLAIRVNGKLVATPLLMVLVLVEFTDIVFAVDSIPAIFAVTSEPFLVFTANAFAILGLRAMYFLLADSMHRFIYLKVGLAFVLIWVGIKMALHDFVKIPTPISLGVIVLILFIAIAASFRATRSKQIEVEKESR
- a CDS encoding sodium-dependent bicarbonate transport family permease, with product MPQTLELALANLSSPPVLAFVLGLLVVVMRSQLSIPKQIFDFISIYLLLAIGLKGGVALRTAPLNEIVLPLLLSISLGIALPLLAFVVLRRITRLSRMNRGALAAHYGSTSLVTFTAGLVFIEQAGLTFEGFLPSLLAVMEVPGLAVGILLAKQGSESHSLKPMMREVFTGKSIVLLVGGIALGAITGATGFEKVEPFFGSLFSGMLTIFLLQLGIQAGQSIRKAKSMDIGLVAFAVMFPFIAGSIGVFTAQAIGMSQGGSIAFGLLCGSASYIAAPAAVKLSLPEANQGLFTTAALGVTFPVNLILGIPWLAWFSQQNLWI